The Podospora bellae-mahoneyi strain CBS 112042 chromosome 7, whole genome shotgun sequence genome includes a window with the following:
- the TIF5 gene encoding eukaryotic translation initiation factor 5 (BUSCO:EOG09262M7B; COG:J; EggNog:ENOG503NUY5) produces the protein MAALVNVRRDVSDNFYRYKMERIQTKIEGKGNGIKTVVVNLSSVAQSLARPGSYLIKYFGFELGAQTNIDPADDRWIINGAHEANKLQELLDGFISKFVLCKKCKNPETDVHIKDGHITLDCKACGQRTDVDLRLKLSGFILKNVPKKTKKDKAERKAARKAKQNGGKDNGSGEENGSDQPSPNGDIDIASDDDALTRKIKKEAQNLDSKPVADKEVEWAVDMSEEAVKARQQVLPDEFKAKLVLNGEDEDEDGEGGNTVYDQLADWIQAEANAKGGVDNVDDVEIYLKAKELGIEAKHRTLIVLVMTLFNENIFSQIPKRQGMLKTMITSERHEKALLGGTEKLLAELGKEHYDKIVKILQLYYHFDLASEDFLKKWGAKSSKRYVDGSTSKKIRKAAEPFMTWLEEAESEEDSDEE, from the exons ATGGCTGCTCTCGTCAACGTCCGTCGCGATGTCTCCGACAATTTCTATCGCTACAAGATGGAGCGTATTCAGACCAAGATCGAAGGCAAGGGTAACGGCATCAAGACCGTTGTTGTCAACCTGAGCAGCGTTGCTCAGTCTCTGGCCCGCCCCGGCTCTTACCTCATCAAGTACTTCGGTTTCGAGCTGGGTGCCCAGACCAACATTGATCCCGCCGACGACCGCTGGATCATCAACGGTGCTCACGAGGCTAACAAGCTCCAagagcttcttgatggcttcATCTCCAAGTTTGTCCTCTGCAAGAAGTGCAAGAATCCCGAAACGGATGTCCATATCAAGGACGGGCACATCACGCTCGACTGCAAGGCTTGCGGCCAGCGCACCGATGTCGATTTGCGCCTCAAGTTGAGCGGTTTCATTCTCAAGAATGTGcccaagaagaccaagaaggacaaggccgAGCGCAAGGCTGCCCGCAAGGCCAAGCAGAACGGTGGCAAGGACAACGGTTCCGGAGAGGAGAACGGCTCTGACCAGCCCTCCCCCAACGGGGACATAGACATTGCTAGTGACGATGATGCTTTGACtcgcaagatcaagaaggaggctCAGAACCTTGACAGCAAGCCTGTTGCCGACAAGGAGGTTGAGTGGGCCGTTGACATGAGCGAGGAAGCTGTCAAGGCTCGCCAGCAGGTCCTCCCTGACGAGTTCAAGGCGAAGCTCGTGCTGAACGgtgaagacgaggacgaggacggaGAGGGTGGCAACACCGTCTACGACCAGCTGGCCGACTGGATCCAGGCTGAGGCCAACGCCAAGGGCGGTGTCGACAACGtggatgatgtcgagatctacctcaaggccaaggagctcgGCATCGAGGCCAAGCATCGCACCCTCATTGTGTTGGTCATGACACTTTTCAACGAGAACATCTTCTCTCAGATTCCCAAGCGCCAAGGCATGCTCAAGACT ATGATCACTTCTGAGCGCCATGAGAAGGCTCTCCTCGGTGGCACCGAGAAGCTTTTGGCCGAGCTCGGCAAGGAGCACTATGACAAAATTGTCAAGATCCTTCAACTCTACTACCACTTTGATCTCGCCTCTGAGGACTTTTTGAAGAAGTGGGGTGCCAAGTCTTCCAAGAGGTATGTCGATGGCTCTACCTCCAAGAAGATccgcaaggctgccgagccTTTTATGACGTGGCTTGAGGAGGCCGAGTCGGAGGAGGACTCTGACGAGGAGTAA
- a CDS encoding hypothetical protein (EggNog:ENOG503P7IS; COG:S), which translates to MFNHNRIPHLLLTILSLSSLSTAQDDTSSITSASFLSLSDLQLIPSLAIPISCILSYNAPILNCRKFDIAQGQCTIACRRGIRDKEDSLRERCSDVAVTRGSWLWLALQGGLGQALCRAPGQGTVVTSTIRPTASTSSTIVKETTVTRSEAQGDEILTFTTVRTPTSSSAVVETTTTTTTTSEAVRGDDTTTSLPTIIPTFVQSAEPSATSSEEAPAETGDGDEENVVVVPGGGGGSPFDTVLAVNAGESLKERSNLGWVMGTVIGIGMMFWR; encoded by the coding sequence ATGTTCAACCACAACAGAATACcgcatctcctcctcaccatcttATCACTATCCTCATTATCCACCGCCCAAGACGACACCTCCTCAATCACGTCGGCCAgctttctttccctctcGGACCTCCAACTAATACCCTCGCTCGCCATCCCAATCTCGTGCATCTTGTCCTACAATGCGCCCATACTCAACTGCCGAAAATTCGACATTGCACAAGGGCAATGCACGATTGCCTGCCGGCGGGGTATTCGAGATAAGGAGGACTCGCTGAGGGAGAGATGCTCCGATGTGGCTGTCACCAGGGGGTCGTGGTTGTGGCTGGCGCTGCAGGGCGGGTTGGGTCAGGCGCTGTGTCGGGCGCCGGGGCAAGGTACTGTTGTTACTTCCACTATTCGGCCGACGGCTAGCACGAGCAGCACGATAGTGAAGGAGACGACGGTGACGAGGAGCGAGGCGCAAGGGGATGAGATATTGACGTTTACTACAGTTCGTACTCCTACGAGCTCGagtgcggtggtggagacgacgacgacgacaacgacgacgagcGAGGCTGTTAGAGGGGATGACACCACTACGTCGTTGCCGACGATTATCCCGACTTTTGTGCAGAGTGCTGAGCCTAGTGCTACTAGTAGTGAGGAGGCACCGGCTGAGacgggggatggtgatgaagagaatgttgtggtggttccgggagggggaggaggaagcccGTTTGATACTGTTTTGGCTGTTAATGCTGGGGAGTCtttgaaggagaggagcaacttgggttgggtgatggggacGGTGATTGGTATTGGAATGATGTTTTGGAGGTAG
- a CDS encoding hypothetical protein (COG:T; EggNog:ENOG503NZ0S) has translation MPPDSDSDTTCTSTSTSCLPSTFSIPTLLALTPFLLTFFLVFSISLTKLFPHLASLQSRVSSSASSGISDGEDHFLPASAPLSLRQAHEEHASKSPRRKIAAYTFAGTLGLSAVLAELILAEVAEAIPTARTVGLRVTVPTLLVLLVGVIPFLEVQSVVGGGGLGLRLGRDGRGKRSRVAWGLQMGVFGGWLVCFWWLGRVVGGGTGDAGEAGGWMGRITGVVQRTRVDGGMPGGGESGGGLSRACLERIGVIGILSMALLSGFASVSSPWHIFSDNRAYKRRPITDTDIARKQAGLDATSELLVTKKHRLRSLQRKAQMAEGGSNGIMGKVLGGIKAVTGGMGTSAEQAEIKALQMEISGLETMEANLAGSLAQLKARQKAHARDGTVVGRVLAVPQYVFAGYCVYRILATVLTTLKRNLSSYPSSLYSPSFSSSDPISRFLGLLAKHWDPKLDQLAWARQISFLLSGVILAASANSVLQTFRLFTKWIPGVLYQAQANLALLIGQIAATYVISAALLLRSSLPKEVGRSVGDALESALEPAFVDRWFEGWFLVASGLTAGGIWVGRRVSGGGGLGELGEEWDDFAGEEMGQKRS, from the exons ATGCCCCccgactccgactccgacaccacctgcacctccacctccacctcctgcctcccctccaccttcagcatccccaccctcctcgccctaacccccttcctcctcaccttcttcctcgtcttctccatctccctaaCCAAACTCTTCCcccacctcgcctccctccagTCTCgcgtctcctcctcagcttcaTCAGGCATCTCCGACGGGGAAGACCACTTCCTTCCTGCGTCTGCGCCCTTGTCGCTACGTCAAGCGCACGAGGAGCACGCGAGCAAGTCGCCCCGGCGGAAAATCGCCGCCTACACTTTTGCTGGGACACTAGGGTTGAGCGCGGTGCTGGCGGAACTGATACTAGCTGAGGTGGCAGAGGCGATACCAACGGCGAGGAcggtggggttgagggttACTGTTCCGACTTTGTTggttttgctggtgggggtTATACCATTTCTGGAGGTACAatctgttgttggggggggggggttggggttgcggttggggagggatgggagggggaagaggagtaGGGTTGCTTGGGGGTTGCAGAtgggggtttttggggggtggctggtttgtttttggtggttggggagggttgtggggggggggactggggatgctggggaagctggggggtggatggggcgGATTACGGGTGTGGTTCAGAGGACcagggttgatggtgggatgccaggagggggggagagtggtggtggactgtCGAGGGCGTGTTTGGAAAGGATAGGGGTTATTGGTATATTGAGCATGGCGCTGCTGTCGGGGTTTGCGAGCGTGAGCAGCCCGTGGCATATCTTTAGTGATAACCGGGCGTATAAACGGCGGCCGATTACGGATACGGATATTGCGAGGAAGCAAGCTGGTTTGGATGCGACGAGTGAGTTGCTGGTTACGAAGAAACATCGGTTGAGGAGTCTGCAGCGGAAGGCGCagatggcggagggg gGATCAAATGGCATCATGGGGAAGGTCTTGGGCGGGATCAAGGCTGTGACTGGGGGAATGGGGACGAGTGCTGAACAAGCAGAGATTAAAGCCCTACAAATGGAAATCTCGGGTCTGGAGACTATGGAGGCGAATCTGGCGGGGAGTCTGGCGCAGCTGAAGGCACGGCAGAAGGCTCACGCGAGGgatgggacggtggtggggagggtgttggcggtgCCGCAGTATGTTTTTGCGGGGTATTGCGTGTATCGCATTCTTGCTACAGTTCTTACCACGCTCAAACGGAACCTGAGTTCTTACCCGTCGTCGCTTTACTCGCCTTCTTTCTCGTCGTCGGACCCGATTTCCCGGTTTCTGGGCCTGCTGGCAAAACATTGGGACCCGAAACTGGATCAACTCGCCTGGGCGCGTCAGATCTCTTTTTTGTTGTCGGGTGTCATACTGGCGGCGAGCGCGAATTCGGTCCTGCAGACGTTTAGGTTGTTTACGAAGTGGATTCCGGGGGTGCTGTATCAAGCCCAAGCGAACTTGGCGTTGCTGATAGGGCAGATCGCGGCGACGTATGTGATTTCGGCGGcgttgttgctgaggagtAGTTTGCCGAAGGAGGTGGGCAGGTCGGTGGGGGATGCGTTGGAGAGCGCGCTGGAGCCGGCGTTTGTGGATCGGTGGTTtgaggggtggtttttggTTGCGAGCGGGTTGACTGCTGGGGGTATTTGGGTTGGGAGACgggtgagtggtggtggtgggctgggggagttgggggaggagtgggatgattttgcgggggaggagatggggcAGAAGAGGTCGTGA